The Candidatus Melainabacteria bacterium genome includes a window with the following:
- a CDS encoding DUF1833 domain-containing protein, whose amino-acid sequence MQPDGGNSAMRIFSTLAKHAMNDQHNKGQVWLYLCEISSPIFPTQRFVDNNEDIVSGGNTYQKRTFTFQPPAESEDNSDPTGTLRLDNVDLTLGKLLVLMQRDAEITVSISKIIAAEPDTLLWTQTYALRQLQCDDQAVELTLGAEDALSEGLPWLVYSLGANEGLFELGQYIAGTNFGGAPVNVDFAHGEEPPGG is encoded by the coding sequence ATGCAGCCTGACGGTGGAAATTCTGCCATGAGAATTTTTAGCACACTAGCAAAACACGCCATGAACGACCAGCACAATAAAGGGCAGGTCTGGCTTTATCTGTGCGAAATTTCGTCGCCAATTTTTCCGACACAGCGCTTCGTCGACAATAACGAAGACATCGTATCTGGTGGCAATACATACCAGAAACGCACCTTTACTTTTCAGCCGCCGGCGGAATCCGAAGACAATTCAGATCCTACAGGAACGCTTCGCCTGGACAATGTCGACCTAACGCTGGGTAAGCTCCTGGTCCTTATGCAGCGCGACGCCGAAATCACGGTGTCGATTTCCAAAATCATCGCGGCGGAACCGGACACACTTCTATGGACGCAGACATATGCGCTGCGGCAGCTGCAATGTGACGACCAGGCTGTCGAACTTACTCTAGGCGCGGAAGACGCACTAAGCGAAGGTCTTCCCTGGCTTGTCTACTCACTTGGCGCGAATGAAGGGCTGTTCGAACTTGGTCAGTATATCGCTGGTACTAACTTCGGTGGCGCGCCAGTGAACGTCGACTTCGCGCACGGCGAAGAACCGCCAGGGGGTTAA
- a CDS encoding DUF3168 domain-containing protein: MPTLNSTAAGNGIMTTSKEQYIRDYLANDAQLKALVGDRIYSETPPSVKGSYIYFFLQAELPDSGLNELSGLVETHYQFDCWSPDPQTARALRDRVKKIFGPMSNSVISQTKQNATSDLFDDSTRDMNAMVSFELTFCCEAPTPYG; encoded by the coding sequence ATGCCGACGCTTAACAGCACAGCCGCAGGTAATGGAATCATGACGACTTCAAAAGAACAATACATTCGTGATTACCTGGCGAACGACGCCCAGCTGAAGGCGCTTGTCGGCGACCGCATTTATTCAGAAACGCCGCCGTCAGTAAAAGGCTCATACATATATTTCTTTCTTCAGGCTGAACTTCCTGATTCCGGCTTGAACGAACTTAGCGGTCTTGTCGAAACGCATTATCAGTTTGACTGCTGGTCGCCAGACCCGCAGACGGCGCGCGCCTTGCGTGACCGCGTAAAGAAAATATTCGGACCGATGTCAAATTCAGTCATTTCGCAGACGAAGCAGAACGCTACGTCCGATCTGTTCGACGATTCGACGCGCGATATGAACGCGATGGTGTCGTTCGAACTGACCTTCTGTTGCGAGGCACCGACACCGTATGGCTAA
- a CDS encoding head-tail adaptor protein has product MRAGNLNRRITIVRKPLTLRRDGTTYSDESKTIELTVWAKYQPVKGTDRLGADNEIASADTMFTIRFRSDFTPTPYDFVKFQGEEYDITEVRHLGLNEGWQLMTTCRRLTAQPQVMES; this is encoded by the coding sequence ATGCGCGCTGGCAATCTCAACCGACGAATAACAATCGTTCGAAAGCCGCTAACGCTTCGACGCGATGGCACCACATATAGTGATGAATCCAAAACGATCGAACTAACAGTCTGGGCGAAATACCAGCCTGTGAAGGGCACCGACCGCCTGGGCGCAGATAACGAAATCGCGTCCGCCGACACGATGTTCACGATTCGCTTTCGTTCAGATTTCACGCCGACGCCTTACGACTTCGTCAAGTTCCAGGGCGAAGAATACGACATCACAGAAGTTCGGCATCTTGGCTTAAACGAAGGCTGGCAGCTAATGACGACATGCCGACGCTTAACAGCACAGCCGCAGGTAATGGAATCATGA
- a CDS encoding phage major capsid protein, with amino-acid sequence MLQELKEKKEKRMNIHAECTEILKRAEDEKRKLSPEEEANWEKGMADIDDLGKQCERLERTLKLSEDINRENRDALFADIKTKQEDREKTEAGKREKERAEKRRAAFCHYLLEGRQNLNEEQRGLLYGNDSKGGFLTAPPEFSLDMIKGVDDITIMRQICKVRKPLDKAESIGNVTRTSRYNPYDWSDPETSTPATEDDNLAFGVREMQPHRQRKKVFVSLLLLRRAILDPTPIVMEELMTALGYSQENAFLTASGVKKPLGLFTNSSNGLDTTRDVSTDNTATGVTYDGILNALYALKAQYQAVAKMMFHRNTVLMLRKLKDGNDNYLWQPSVQAGQPDLILGRPFYMSEFVPATFTANAYVGVIGDFSWYWIQDALETMLTRLDEVYFEQGKVCFISDTWTDGAPVLPEAFVRVKLAAS; translated from the coding sequence ATGCTGCAAGAACTAAAAGAAAAGAAAGAAAAGCGCATGAACATTCATGCGGAATGTACCGAAATTTTGAAACGCGCTGAAGACGAAAAGCGCAAGCTCAGCCCCGAAGAAGAAGCCAACTGGGAAAAGGGCATGGCTGATATCGACGACCTCGGTAAACAGTGCGAACGGTTAGAACGGACCCTGAAGCTTTCCGAAGACATCAATCGCGAAAACCGTGACGCATTGTTCGCTGACATCAAAACAAAACAGGAAGATCGCGAGAAAACCGAAGCCGGCAAGCGCGAAAAAGAGCGCGCCGAAAAGCGCCGCGCCGCCTTTTGCCACTACTTGCTGGAAGGTCGCCAGAACCTGAACGAAGAACAGCGCGGTCTTCTCTATGGCAACGATAGCAAGGGTGGCTTCCTTACTGCGCCCCCAGAATTTTCGCTGGACATGATCAAGGGCGTCGATGACATCACGATCATGCGTCAGATTTGCAAAGTCAGAAAGCCCCTGGATAAAGCCGAATCAATAGGCAACGTCACCAGGACAAGCCGTTACAACCCGTATGACTGGTCCGACCCAGAAACTTCAACGCCGGCAACGGAAGACGACAATCTGGCGTTCGGCGTGCGAGAAATGCAGCCACACAGACAGCGGAAAAAAGTATTCGTTTCGCTTTTGCTGCTTCGTCGCGCCATTCTCGACCCGACTCCTATCGTCATGGAAGAACTCATGACCGCGCTGGGATATTCCCAGGAAAACGCGTTCCTGACTGCTAGCGGTGTGAAGAAGCCCCTCGGTCTGTTCACTAACTCGTCAAATGGTCTTGATACCACGCGTGACGTGTCAACAGATAACACCGCTACTGGTGTCACCTACGACGGCATCCTGAACGCGCTCTATGCGCTCAAGGCTCAATATCAAGCCGTCGCAAAAATGATGTTTCACAGAAACACCGTTCTGATGCTTCGCAAGCTGAAAGACGGAAACGACAACTACCTTTGGCAGCCGTCAGTACAAGCCGGACAGCCCGACCTAATTCTAGGTCGTCCGTTCTACATGTCTGAATTCGTTCCAGCGACCTTCACCGCGAACGCCTATGTCGGCGTTATTGGCGACTTCAGCTGGTACTGGATTCAGGACGCCCTGGAAACAATGCTGACCAGATTGGACGAAGTCTACTTCGAACAAGGCAAGGTCTGTTTTATCTCCGATACCTGGACAGACGGCGCGCCAGTTCTTCCTGAAGCGTTCGTTCGCGTAAAGCTCGCAGCTTCGTAA
- a CDS encoding HK97 family phage prohead protease: MADQKLERRAFAQKAEVRTNDAGIKTVTGHAAVFNRTSLPIYGMFYEINEPGCFREALMKDSTIVQAVYAHNDATIPFAVFRGGGKPGSMILREDEVGLYCEYEPLDSEMGRSLIKSIERGDTDGMSYSFIPLDEDWREMYNGLPLRRILKADIFDTTATPNPAFPSTDISVRKQNNSLEMELKDYANLIESRSGKHISEAESYLIANELRRRQLQLLRLTL; the protein is encoded by the coding sequence ATGGCTGATCAGAAGTTAGAACGACGCGCATTCGCGCAAAAGGCGGAAGTCAGAACGAACGACGCCGGCATTAAAACAGTAACCGGTCACGCGGCGGTATTTAACAGAACATCTCTTCCTATATATGGAATGTTCTATGAAATCAACGAACCGGGCTGCTTTCGCGAAGCCCTGATGAAAGACTCGACAATCGTCCAGGCGGTTTATGCTCATAACGACGCGACGATTCCCTTCGCCGTGTTTCGTGGTGGCGGAAAACCAGGTTCGATGATTCTTCGCGAAGACGAAGTCGGTCTTTACTGCGAGTACGAACCACTCGATTCGGAAATGGGCAGGTCGCTTATAAAGTCAATCGAACGCGGCGACACCGACGGCATGTCTTATTCGTTCATTCCGCTGGATGAAGACTGGCGCGAAATGTATAACGGTCTACCACTCCGACGCATTCTAAAAGCGGATATTTTTGACACGACAGCGACGCCGAATCCAGCCTTTCCGTCGACTGATATTTCGGTTAGAAAACAAAATAATTCTTTGGAAATGGAACTGAAGGACTACGCGAACCTTATCGAAAGCCGCAGCGGAAAGCATATTTCGGAAGCCGAAAGCTACCTGATAGCGAACGAACTTCGCCGCCGACAGCTGCAACTTTTACGATTGACACTATAA
- a CDS encoding phage portal protein, translated as MGLFAKSVRSVVQDLGSIGVRYPSERLLSLFGGGRYSSTPSGKEVTRKTAMELTPIYAAVTYRAKILASVPLTIYQKKKGKVEEAFDHALWDLLNFAPQRDFDTFRWRFLQSVNLDLRGNALAYIDTTGGTVQEGGDINQLMVLDPNCVTPVLKNGTLSYIAYNHATGMEIPLRREMVLHIVGGVSEDGYWGVSPIHTAKNAVGGMLGLEEYSQTIFKNGARLGGVLTHPMKISPERAKALEEKFNQQYAGAQNAHKTALLEEGMKFTAQSMTADEAQLIDQKKFNVTEVARLFGVKAHKLGDLTQMGYSSIEQESLDNVIDCVHPEARRWESAMNYQLLSKKDRARGFFIKFNLRGLTAADMQTRWAAYNTARMGGWMNGDQIRTLEDMDPMEGKKGEIYLQPSGTTELGAEPAPAATPPAPPQDTPPPDQPPPADAKREYQGRAKAAFKRVFADKLETVLAKEIVQVNKTGEDKLDELYIRHIKFIQTALVPQLIGFCEAVVGPDPSHERSMQGVAEWYSHLHSKASRDELRMKDREELAKQWKNERPMRAADALIQHISEKLGVTDG; from the coding sequence ATGGGTCTATTTGCGAAATCAGTCCGTTCGGTCGTCCAGGACCTGGGGTCGATTGGTGTTCGATATCCCAGCGAACGGCTACTGTCGCTGTTCGGCGGCGGTCGTTATTCTTCGACGCCCAGCGGAAAAGAAGTAACACGAAAAACCGCGATGGAACTAACTCCAATTTATGCGGCGGTCACATACCGCGCGAAGATTCTGGCATCTGTTCCGCTGACGATTTATCAAAAGAAGAAAGGAAAGGTTGAAGAAGCTTTCGATCATGCACTGTGGGACCTTCTGAACTTTGCACCACAGAGGGACTTCGATACTTTTAGATGGCGCTTCCTCCAATCAGTCAACCTTGACCTTCGCGGTAACGCCCTAGCATACATTGATACCACAGGCGGTACTGTTCAAGAAGGCGGCGATATCAATCAGCTGATGGTCCTGGACCCTAATTGTGTAACGCCAGTTCTGAAGAACGGCACGCTTAGTTATATTGCTTACAATCATGCTACAGGAATGGAAATACCACTTCGCCGCGAAATGGTCCTGCATATCGTCGGCGGTGTCAGTGAGGACGGTTACTGGGGCGTTTCTCCAATCCATACGGCGAAGAACGCAGTCGGCGGAATGCTTGGACTGGAAGAATATTCTCAGACGATTTTCAAAAATGGTGCGCGCCTGGGCGGCGTGTTAACTCACCCGATGAAGATTTCACCTGAGCGCGCGAAGGCTCTCGAGGAAAAGTTTAACCAGCAGTATGCCGGCGCGCAGAACGCGCACAAAACAGCGCTGCTGGAAGAAGGCATGAAATTTACCGCGCAGTCAATGACCGCCGATGAAGCGCAGCTGATCGACCAGAAGAAGTTCAACGTTACCGAAGTCGCCAGACTGTTCGGAGTGAAAGCGCACAAGCTGGGCGACTTAACACAAATGGGTTATTCGTCGATTGAACAAGAATCGCTAGATAACGTTATCGACTGCGTTCACCCAGAAGCGCGCCGCTGGGAAAGCGCGATGAACTACCAGCTTCTTTCGAAGAAAGACCGCGCACGGGGATTTTTTATAAAGTTCAATCTACGCGGTCTGACGGCTGCAGACATGCAGACACGCTGGGCAGCTTACAACACCGCAAGAATGGGCGGCTGGATGAACGGCGACCAAATCCGCACGCTGGAAGATATGGACCCTATGGAAGGTAAGAAGGGCGAAATCTATCTTCAGCCTTCCGGCACGACCGAACTGGGCGCCGAACCGGCGCCGGCAGCAACACCGCCAGCACCACCACAGGACACGCCGCCGCCAGACCAGCCGCCGCCGGCGGACGCAAAACGCGAATATCAAGGACGCGCGAAAGCGGCTTTCAAGCGTGTCTTCGCGGACAAACTCGAAACAGTCCTGGCGAAAGAAATCGTTCAAGTGAACAAGACAGGCGAAGACAAGCTTGACGAACTCTATATTCGACATATCAAGTTCATTCAGACGGCGCTGGTTCCACAGCTGATCGGTTTCTGTGAAGCGGTCGTCGGTCCAGACCCGTCGCATGAAAGAAGTATGCAGGGCGTCGCCGAGTGGTACTCGCACCTTCACAGCAAGGCTTCGCGCGACGAACTGCGAATGAAGGACCGGGAAGAACTGGCGAAGCAGTGGAAGAACGAACGACCGATGCGCGCCGCCGACGCGCTAATTCAACACATTTCAGAAAAACTGGGGGTTACAGATGGCTGA
- a CDS encoding terminase large subunit, producing the protein MPQDQDRKRKPKKKKSTYSDQSSKDLYYFDEEAADRVIRFAHSYARHQKGEWAGQLIRLDQWEIDILRKLFGWKKKSDGTRRYKTLYLEVPRKNGKSLIGAVIALYMLISDGEPGAEVYSAATDRKQASIVFDVAAQIVKADQALSKRCKVYKGTKTITVERTNSKYVALSADAFTKDGLNASCIIFDELHAQKKRELYDVLRTSMAARRQPLEVYITTAGSDIDTICGEVHDYATKVADGTLVDDSFLGVIFAADKDDDWTSPKVWAKANPGFGVSVKLAYLEDKCREAQNKPSYENTFKRNHLNIWTEAETIWIPRAKLLKCKANYSQIGTEAYGQPIWVAVDLSKRVDITAVSFTYLHNEKVMRNITQGFMPEEVAKEREQQDRIKYSQWAKEGWLTLTEGDVIDIDVICDWIDGLAEHFDVQKVGVDPWGSQALQTRLIKSGAPVMEFRQGTKTMSPVMKDMEAAVQTRQWQHNGNPMLLWMFANLTPFVDSSGNMKPDKSKRNKRIDGAVTSIMSAGLVLADLGEEVSIYETEDIKFL; encoded by the coding sequence ATGCCGCAGGACCAGGACCGAAAACGAAAGCCGAAAAAGAAGAAATCGACTTACTCGGACCAGTCGAGTAAAGATCTCTATTATTTCGACGAAGAAGCGGCGGACCGTGTTATTCGGTTCGCGCACTCCTACGCGCGGCACCAAAAAGGCGAATGGGCAGGACAGTTAATTCGGCTTGACCAGTGGGAAATCGACATCCTGCGAAAGCTGTTCGGCTGGAAGAAAAAATCAGATGGCACGCGAAGATATAAAACGCTGTACTTAGAAGTTCCGCGAAAGAACGGAAAGTCGCTGATAGGTGCAGTAATCGCGCTGTATATGCTGATTTCAGACGGCGAACCTGGCGCTGAAGTGTATTCAGCAGCGACGGACCGAAAGCAAGCATCAATCGTTTTCGACGTAGCCGCGCAGATTGTGAAAGCCGATCAAGCACTGTCGAAACGCTGCAAAGTCTATAAAGGCACGAAGACGATCACTGTCGAAAGAACGAATTCGAAGTATGTCGCGCTGTCAGCCGACGCATTCACCAAAGACGGGTTAAACGCCAGCTGCATTATCTTCGACGAATTACACGCGCAGAAGAAGCGCGAACTGTATGACGTTCTTCGTACCTCCATGGCAGCCCGCCGGCAGCCGTTAGAAGTTTATATTACGACTGCCGGTTCCGATATCGATACCATATGCGGTGAAGTTCACGACTACGCGACGAAAGTCGCCGACGGAACACTGGTCGACGACTCATTCCTGGGCGTTATCTTCGCGGCGGACAAAGACGACGACTGGACCAGCCCGAAAGTCTGGGCGAAGGCGAACCCCGGCTTCGGCGTTTCAGTGAAGCTGGCATATCTGGAAGATAAGTGTCGGGAAGCGCAGAATAAGCCGTCCTACGAGAATACGTTCAAGCGAAATCATTTAAACATCTGGACAGAAGCGGAAACTATCTGGATTCCGCGCGCGAAGCTCCTGAAGTGCAAAGCGAACTATTCGCAGATTGGAACAGAAGCTTATGGACAGCCGATCTGGGTCGCCGTCGACTTGTCGAAGCGTGTTGATATCACAGCCGTTTCGTTTACTTATTTGCATAACGAAAAGGTCATGCGAAATATTACACAAGGATTCATGCCGGAAGAAGTCGCGAAGGAACGCGAACAACAGGACAGAATCAAGTATTCGCAGTGGGCGAAAGAAGGCTGGCTCACGCTCACCGAAGGCGATGTCATCGATATAGATGTTATCTGCGATTGGATAGACGGACTAGCGGAACACTTCGACGTTCAGAAAGTTGGCGTCGACCCTTGGGGAAGCCAGGCGCTTCAGACGCGGCTAATCAAATCTGGTGCGCCAGTGATGGAATTCCGCCAGGGTACGAAAACAATGTCGCCGGTAATGAAAGACATGGAAGCCGCCGTTCAGACGCGCCAATGGCAGCATAACGGAAACCCCATGCTTCTCTGGATGTTCGCGAACTTGACGCCGTTCGTCGACAGCAGCGGAAACATGAAGCCCGACAAGTCGAAACGAAACAAGCGCATCGACGGCGCTGTTACTTCAATCATGTCAGCCGGTCTGGTGCTCGCAGACCTGGGCGAAGAAGTGAGTATCTACGAAACAGAGGACATCAAATTTCTATGA
- a CDS encoding P27 family phage terminase small subunit: protein MPKKPGPKNTPEALKELAGNPGKRPLNTKEPKFPKGMPTAPSYVVANDYAYALWKSDGAMLLKAGVLTRADREMFALYCMTASLLKEVEEELATLPRKDEGNSKKVFPFFSTPNNYLQEHPLIATRVKVAKLLDEASSAFGLTPSARSRMQIHAAGPGPKTKAEKEEIDLLGPVE, encoded by the coding sequence ATGCCAAAGAAACCAGGACCTAAAAACACACCAGAAGCGCTGAAAGAACTTGCCGGCAATCCAGGCAAGCGACCACTAAACACGAAGGAACCGAAGTTCCCTAAAGGAATGCCGACGGCGCCTTCGTATGTGGTGGCAAATGATTACGCATACGCGCTCTGGAAATCAGACGGCGCCATGCTTTTGAAAGCCGGCGTTCTCACACGCGCCGATCGCGAGATGTTCGCGCTTTACTGTATGACCGCATCACTTCTGAAGGAAGTCGAAGAAGAGTTAGCGACGCTTCCGCGCAAGGACGAAGGTAATAGCAAAAAGGTGTTTCCCTTTTTCAGCACTCCGAACAATTACCTTCAGGAACACCCGTTAATTGCTACTCGGGTAAAAGTGGCAAAGCTGTTAGACGAAGCATCAAGCGCGTTCGGCTTGACACCTTCGGCACGTTCGCGAATGCAGATACATGCCGCAGGACCAGGACCGAAAACGAAAGCCGAAAAAGAAGAAATCGACTTACTCGGACCAGTCGAGTAA